AGCAGCACCGGATGCTCGCGGATCACCTCGTCGAGGATGTCCCAGACCTCTGGCTTTTCCTTCTCGACGAGTTTCTTGGCCTGCTTGACGGTGGCCGCATAGCCCTTGGCGTCGAGCCGCGAATAGATGAACGGCTTGAACAGCTCGAGCGCCATCTTCTTGGGCAGGCCGCACTGGTGCAGCTTGAGTTCCGGCCCGACCACGATCACCGAACGGCCGGAATAATCGACGCGCTTGCCGAGCAGGTTCTGGCGGAACCGGCCCTGCTTGCCCTTGAGCATGTCGGAGAGCGACTTGAGCGGCCGCTTGTTGGCGCCGGTGATCACGCGCCCGCGCCGACCGTTGTCGAACAGCGCGTCCACCGATTCCTGCAGCATCCGCTTCTCGTTGCGGATGATGATGTCCGGCGCCCGAAGCTCCATCAGGCGCTTCAACCGGTTGTTCCGGTTGATCACCCGGCGGTAGAGGTCGTTGAGGTCGGAGGTGGCGAAACGCCCACCGTCGAGCGGCACGAGCGGACGCAGTTCCGGCGGAATGACCGGAATGTGCGTCAGCACCATCCATTCCGGGCGGTTCCCGGACTCGATGAAGGCTTCGACGACCTTGAGCCGCTTGCCGAGCTTCTTGGGTTTGAGCTCGGTCGTCGCCTCGGCGATCTCCTGGCGCAGTTGCTCGCTCTCGCGCTTGAGGTCGAGCCGCATCAGCATCTCGCGGATCGCCTCGGCCCCGATCATGGCGGTGAAGGCATCCTCGCCGAAGCGCTCCTGCGCCTCGTGATACTCTTCCTCGGTCAGCAGCTGGTTCGGATCGAGATCGGTGTCGAGCCCGGGCTCGATCACAATGTACTTCTCGAAATAGAGGACGCGCTCGAGGTCCTTCAGCGCCATGTCCAGAAGCAGCCCGATGCGGCTCGGCAGCGACTTCAGGAACCAGATGTGCGCGACCGGCGCGGCCAGCTCGATGTGCCCCATCCGCTCGCGGCGCACCTTTGCGAGCGTCACCTCGACACCGCACTTCTCGCAGATGACGCCCTTGTATTTCATGCGCTTGTACTTGCCGCACAGGCACTCGTAGTCCTTGACGGGACCGAAAATGCGGGCGCAGAACAGGCCGTCCCGCTCAGGCTTGAACGTGCGGTAGTTGATCGTCTCCGGCTTCTTGATTTCACCGAATGACCACGACTGGATCTGCTCCGGGCTGGCCAGCGAGATCTTGATGCGATCGAAGCTCTGGGTCTGGATTTGCGGGTTGAACGGGTTGGCGATATCGTGGTTCATCCGCTCGTCTCCTCGATGAT
This sequence is a window from Hyphomicrobiales bacterium. Protein-coding genes within it:
- a CDS encoding DNA-directed RNA polymerase subunit beta', with translation MNHDIANPFNPQIQTQSFDRIKISLASPEQIQSWSFGEIKKPETINYRTFKPERDGLFCARIFGPVKDYECLCGKYKRMKYKGVICEKCGVEVTLAKVRRERMGHIELAAPVAHIWFLKSLPSRIGLLLDMALKDLERVLYFEKYIVIEPGLDTDLDPNQLLTEEEYHEAQERFGEDAFTAMIGAEAIREMLMRLDLKRESEQLRQEIAEATTELKPKKLGKRLKVVEAFIESGNRPEWMVLTHIPVIPPELRPLVPLDGGRFATSDLNDLYRRVINRNNRLKRLMELRAPDIIIRNEKRMLQESVDALFDNGRRGRVITGANKRPLKSLSDMLKGKQGRFRQNLLGKRVDYSGRSVIVVGPELKLHQCGLPKKMALELFKPFIYSRLDAKGYAATVKQAKKLVEKEKPEVWDILDEVIREHPVLL